In one Thermococcus sp. 2319x1 genomic region, the following are encoded:
- a CDS encoding arginine--tRNA ligase: MAYDDVKREVKGIVEKVISEMLEKEGKSWEGEVLFDETPSMELGDFATTVAFQLAKVFRKAPRVIAQEIVSNLEGKLPDYISRVEVAGAGYINFFLDYEKFGKLVVEEILKKGDQFGESNLGNGKKVIVEHTSVNPTKPLHMGHARNSILGDTMARIMRKLGYKVEVQNYIDDLGVQFAQVLWGYLNLREEFGRIIEELKEKGLSKDDVIDHALGLLYVEVHKRMEEDPEVERQIRELMKKLEEGDNEIAEEGRKLAEKVVRAQMETTYRMNIFYDLLSWESDIVRSGIFEEAYAMIEKNEHFEWAKEGKYKGAFIMKLGDLFPDMENPDTVLIRSDGTATYTGKDIAYHLWKFGKVKSDMRYKLWDKKDGHETWTTAKDGEEMPGRFANADIVINVVGSEQRYEQKAVAYALKLLGHEDAYNNFYHLAYEHVVRPEGKFSGRKGTWIGFTVDEVLDEAIKRAKELVEEKNPGLSEEEKEKIAEIVGIGAVRYNMIKYSPEKIITFRWDDVLNFEGESAPYIQYAHARCCSIIKKAKEEGISVESEKLLSKADFSNPDLKEKELIKILSKFPEVIKTAGRDVKPNLIANYANELAMVFNRFYMALPVLKAEEGIREMRLLLVMATKQVLKNALELMGIEAPEVM; encoded by the coding sequence GTGGCTTACGATGATGTCAAGAGAGAGGTTAAGGGGATAGTGGAGAAGGTTATTTCAGAAATGCTTGAAAAAGAGGGAAAAAGCTGGGAAGGTGAGGTTTTATTTGATGAAACGCCCAGTATGGAGCTTGGTGACTTTGCCACCACCGTTGCCTTTCAGCTTGCAAAAGTGTTTAGAAAAGCCCCAAGAGTTATAGCCCAAGAGATTGTCTCAAACTTAGAAGGAAAGCTCCCCGATTACATTTCAAGGGTAGAGGTAGCTGGAGCCGGATATATAAACTTTTTCTTAGATTACGAAAAATTCGGGAAACTTGTGGTGGAAGAGATCCTCAAAAAAGGAGATCAATTCGGAGAAAGCAATCTGGGAAATGGAAAAAAGGTTATAGTGGAGCACACCTCCGTGAACCCAACCAAGCCGCTTCACATGGGGCATGCAAGAAACTCAATTCTTGGAGATACAATGGCAAGAATAATGAGGAAACTTGGCTACAAGGTGGAGGTTCAAAATTATATAGACGATCTGGGGGTTCAGTTTGCACAGGTTCTGTGGGGCTACCTAAACCTGAGGGAAGAGTTTGGGAGGATCATTGAGGAACTCAAGGAGAAAGGACTTTCTAAGGACGATGTAATCGACCACGCTTTGGGTCTGCTCTACGTTGAGGTTCACAAGAGAATGGAGGAAGACCCGGAGGTGGAGAGACAGATAAGGGAGCTCATGAAGAAGCTGGAGGAGGGAGACAACGAGATAGCCGAGGAGGGCAGAAAGCTGGCGGAAAAGGTGGTTAGAGCTCAGATGGAAACAACCTACAGGATGAACATCTTTTACGACCTGCTCAGCTGGGAAAGCGACATAGTGAGGAGTGGAATATTTGAAGAGGCCTACGCAATGATAGAAAAGAACGAACACTTTGAATGGGCAAAAGAGGGCAAATACAAGGGAGCGTTCATCATGAAGCTTGGAGACCTCTTTCCAGACATGGAGAACCCAGACACGGTGCTCATAAGGAGCGACGGAACAGCGACTTACACGGGAAAGGACATAGCTTATCACTTGTGGAAGTTTGGTAAAGTTAAATCAGATATGCGCTACAAGCTCTGGGATAAAAAGGATGGACATGAGACGTGGACGACGGCAAAAGATGGGGAAGAAATGCCGGGAAGGTTTGCCAATGCGGATATAGTGATAAACGTCGTCGGCTCAGAGCAGAGGTACGAGCAGAAAGCAGTTGCATATGCCCTCAAGCTCCTCGGCCATGAGGATGCCTACAATAACTTCTATCACCTTGCTTACGAGCACGTTGTGAGACCTGAAGGAAAGTTCAGCGGAAGAAAGGGGACATGGATAGGCTTTACCGTGGATGAGGTGCTTGATGAGGCCATAAAAAGAGCTAAAGAGCTTGTGGAAGAGAAGAACCCCGGATTGAGCGAAGAAGAAAAGGAGAAAATAGCGGAGATAGTGGGGATAGGGGCAGTGAGGTACAACATGATAAAATACTCGCCGGAAAAGATAATAACGTTCAGATGGGACGATGTGCTGAACTTTGAGGGCGAAAGCGCCCCATACATCCAGTACGCCCATGCGAGATGCTGCTCCATAATTAAGAAGGCAAAAGAAGAAGGGATAAGCGTTGAAAGCGAGAAGCTCTTAAGCAAGGCAGACTTCTCAAATCCAGACTTAAAAGAAAAAGAGCTAATAAAGATCCTTTCCAAATTCCCGGAAGTCATAAAGACGGCCGGAAGGGACGTAAAGCCCAACCTAATAGCGAATTACGCAAATGAGCTTGCAATGGTCTTCAACAGGTTTTACATGGCGCTGCCAGTGCTGAAGGCTGAGGAAGGGATAAGGGAGATGAGATTGCTTTTGGTCATGGCAACAAAGCAGGTTCTAAAGAACGCCCTTGAGCTTATGGGAATCGAGGCTCCGGAAGTCATGTGA
- a CDS encoding alpha-amylase family glycosyl hydrolase, with protein sequence MANGKEDGVWTISVCLEPGRYEYKFFVDGEWVKDMSAVDSTADTYVDDGFGGKNAVKIVKGEKGLGIEHDPKNPAYLSIADNRTVIRFKIHPNQIKSALLVTSNGEYEMERQLWWGSGEVWRAEIREVKPIKYYFRLATKEGDVLLLNTSTNPFFTFDGINRFPQVEWVGKGIGYRIFPDRFNNGDPSNDPLALQNDELWFNELTDKKPTLSNWSDSIGPLHCCHQYFGGDIKGIIEKLDYLQELGVTVIYINPIFLAGSAHGYDVYDYYRLDPQFGSEEDLKTLIEEAHKRGIRIIFDFVPNHSGIGHWAFLDVASRGKESPYWNWYFVQRWPFKLGDGKAYLGWWGLGSLPKLNTANPEVKEYLIGAALYWLDFGFDGIRIDAPQELINAEEFFSELRKAIKEKHPDAYIVGEIWSLSPKWVQGNIFDSLMNYALGRDILLAYARGDWNGEGTLELLGRYYASYGENVVAMGFNLVSSHDTSRVLTDLGGGNLGDSPKPEAIQRLKLLSTLLYTLPGMPVTFQGDERGLLGNKEHFDSQRYPIQWDSVNEEVLDHYKSLADLRKSVPALTSSKIKFYTAKEGVLAFFRGHDDEVLVVANNAPEDTDISLPPGRWKLVWPDGDKTYEGKLTVPGLKVLVLVKS encoded by the coding sequence GTGGCCAATGGAAAAGAGGATGGAGTATGGACAATTTCCGTGTGCTTGGAACCTGGTAGATACGAATACAAGTTCTTCGTGGATGGCGAATGGGTAAAGGATATGTCCGCTGTAGACTCAACGGCCGATACCTACGTTGATGACGGCTTTGGCGGAAAAAATGCCGTCAAAATCGTAAAAGGCGAAAAAGGTCTGGGAATAGAGCATGACCCCAAAAATCCCGCATATCTCTCAATTGCCGATAATAGGACGGTGATCAGGTTCAAAATACATCCCAACCAGATAAAATCAGCCCTTCTCGTAACCTCCAATGGAGAATACGAAATGGAGCGCCAGCTCTGGTGGGGTTCTGGAGAAGTCTGGAGGGCTGAAATTCGGGAAGTGAAGCCAATTAAATATTACTTTAGGCTTGCGACAAAAGAGGGAGACGTTCTTCTTCTCAATACTTCCACCAATCCCTTCTTTACATTCGACGGGATAAACAGGTTCCCCCAAGTTGAATGGGTGGGCAAAGGAATAGGATACCGGATATTCCCGGATCGCTTTAACAACGGCGACCCGAGCAATGATCCCTTAGCCCTCCAAAACGACGAGCTCTGGTTCAATGAACTCACGGATAAGAAACCTACCCTTTCAAACTGGAGCGATTCTATAGGCCCGCTCCACTGCTGCCACCAGTACTTTGGTGGAGATATAAAGGGAATAATCGAAAAGCTCGATTACCTTCAAGAACTTGGAGTCACTGTTATCTACATAAACCCAATCTTTTTGGCTGGAAGCGCTCACGGCTATGATGTATACGACTATTACCGCCTTGATCCACAGTTCGGGAGCGAGGAAGACTTAAAGACCCTCATTGAAGAGGCCCATAAAAGAGGTATCAGAATCATCTTCGACTTTGTCCCCAACCACAGCGGAATCGGACACTGGGCATTCCTAGATGTTGCATCAAGGGGAAAAGAAAGTCCCTACTGGAACTGGTACTTTGTGCAGAGGTGGCCCTTCAAATTGGGTGATGGGAAAGCCTACCTCGGCTGGTGGGGACTTGGAAGTTTACCCAAGCTCAACACCGCTAACCCAGAGGTCAAGGAATACCTAATAGGGGCCGCTCTTTACTGGCTCGATTTTGGATTTGATGGCATTAGAATAGACGCTCCGCAAGAACTCATAAACGCTGAGGAGTTTTTCTCCGAGCTAAGGAAGGCCATCAAAGAAAAGCATCCCGATGCGTATATAGTTGGAGAAATCTGGTCATTATCTCCAAAATGGGTTCAGGGAAACATCTTTGATTCTCTTATGAACTACGCTCTTGGAAGAGACATCCTCCTAGCCTACGCAAGAGGGGACTGGAATGGAGAGGGGACACTAGAGCTTTTGGGCAGATACTATGCAAGTTATGGGGAAAACGTCGTTGCCATGGGCTTTAATCTGGTAAGCTCCCACGACACCTCGAGAGTCCTTACAGATCTTGGAGGCGGGAATTTAGGAGACAGCCCCAAACCAGAAGCAATACAGAGACTAAAGCTCCTATCAACGCTTCTATATACGCTCCCAGGCATGCCTGTGACTTTTCAGGGGGATGAGAGGGGGCTCCTTGGAAACAAGGAACACTTCGATTCGCAGAGGTACCCAATACAATGGGACAGTGTAAATGAGGAAGTTTTAGATCACTACAAAAGCCTTGCAGATTTGAGAAAAAGCGTTCCAGCATTAACAAGCAGCAAAATAAAGTTTTACACTGCAAAAGAAGGAGTACTGGCGTTCTTTAGAGGGCACGACGATGAAGTACTTGTGGTTGCCAACAATGCTCCAGAAGATACAGATATCTCTCTTCCTCCCGGAAGATGGAAGCTGGTGTGGCCAGATGGAGATAAAACATACGAGGGAAAGTTAACTGTCCCGGGGTTAAAAGTTTTGGTGCTTGTGAAAAGCTAG
- a CDS encoding stage II sporulation protein M yields the protein MRSKVFYAFLGIFLAGVLFGVVFSMLSPNSAENLFSNLRQFFGGTIGENTDKFSLFSFIFLNNSRVAVICTLGGVLFGIVPAGILFFNGFIVGVVIQYFNAQGESLAKILLAIIPHGVIEIPAFAVAGMGGVEWYLEIINGEGTVGERFLRGFKRAVRMLALALVMLLAAAFVEAYITPAVASGV from the coding sequence ATGAGGAGTAAAGTTTTTTACGCTTTTCTTGGAATTTTTCTCGCTGGAGTTCTCTTTGGTGTGGTATTTTCCATGTTAAGTCCAAACTCTGCGGAGAACCTGTTCTCAAACCTCAGGCAGTTTTTTGGCGGGACTATAGGAGAAAATACCGACAAGTTCAGCCTCTTCAGCTTTATATTCCTCAACAACTCAAGGGTCGCGGTAATATGCACCCTTGGTGGAGTTCTTTTTGGCATAGTGCCGGCTGGAATATTGTTCTTTAACGGCTTTATAGTGGGGGTGGTTATTCAGTACTTCAATGCACAGGGGGAAAGCTTGGCGAAGATTCTTCTTGCTATTATTCCCCATGGGGTGATAGAGATCCCGGCTTTTGCAGTTGCCGGGATGGGGGGAGTGGAGTGGTATCTTGAGATAATCAACGGAGAAGGAACCGTTGGAGAGAGATTTTTAAGGGGATTTAAGAGAGCTGTGAGAATGCTTGCCTTAGCCCTTGTAATGCTTCTAGCGGCGGCTTTTGTTGAGGCTTACATCACTCCGGCCGTTGCTTCAGGCGTTTAA
- a CDS encoding IS607 family transposase, with translation MPKFYKPSEVAELLNYNKVTIIRWIHAGKIRAIKIGRDFRIPEEEVQRLLGKKNETTRAVLYARVSGRDQKEDLGTQLKTLEQYAISKGYQIVDEVKEIASGLNENRKGLRKLITLARNSEYDVLIVTYPDRLTRFGFKYLEELFSAYNVRIETVFKEDKTPKEELVEDLIAIITSFAGRLYGLRSHKNKRFVQEFKKLLAEVENE, from the coding sequence ATGCCAAAATTTTACAAACCCTCTGAGGTTGCAGAACTCCTTAACTACAACAAAGTCACCATAATTCGCTGGATTCACGCTGGAAAAATCAGAGCCATCAAAATAGGCCGAGACTTCAGAATTCCCGAGGAGGAAGTCCAGCGACTACTGGGTAAAAAGAACGAAACAACGAGGGCAGTCCTCTACGCAAGAGTTTCAGGAAGAGACCAAAAAGAAGACCTCGGAACACAACTCAAAACCCTCGAACAATACGCCATCAGCAAAGGCTACCAAATCGTGGACGAGGTGAAAGAAATAGCCTCTGGACTGAACGAAAACAGAAAGGGCCTAAGAAAACTCATCACTCTCGCAAGAAACAGCGAGTATGACGTTCTTATCGTCACTTATCCAGATAGGCTTACACGATTCGGCTTCAAATATCTGGAAGAACTCTTCTCAGCATACAACGTGAGGATTGAAACAGTCTTCAAAGAAGACAAGACACCAAAAGAAGAACTCGTTGAAGACTTAATCGCAATAATAACCAGCTTTGCCGGGAGACTTTATGGGCTAAGGAGCCACAAGAACAAAAGGTTCGTTCAAGAATTTAAAAAACTCCTCGCGGAGGTTGAGAACGAGTGA
- a CDS encoding UDP-N-acetyl-D-mannosamine dehydrogenase: MREKIMDRSAEIAVIGLGYIGLPTAIIFANAGFKVIGYEIREEVVKKINSGNSHIIEPEIEEMLKRAIENGNLKATSDKKEIAGKDVYIICVQTPLKDDRTPDLSYLENAVRTTAESMKRGSLIIIESTVPPMTTLKMAKLVEKLTGLKAGEDFYMAHAPERVMPGRIFKELVYNSRIIGGINEESSELAELLYRSFVKGQIFKTNSTTSEMVKLMENTFRDVNIALANEFAFLAHQYGVNVFEAIELANTHPRVKIHIPGIGVGGHCLPKDPYLLLSSAKEDFGLIKKAREINEDMPLFAKDLLMDALKTINLPPEEAVVVVLGLSYKGNSDDTRNSPSLKFIEEIREDVMEVRTYDPYVKGTHKSLEEALKGADAAVIATDHSEFKSLDWQALGGLMRNKILIDGRHVVKEPPKGFVFKGIGRGEY; the protein is encoded by the coding sequence ATGAGGGAGAAGATAATGGACAGAAGCGCAGAAATTGCTGTCATAGGTTTGGGTTACATTGGCCTTCCCACGGCAATTATTTTTGCCAATGCCGGATTTAAAGTAATAGGATATGAAATAAGGGAAGAAGTGGTGAAAAAGATAAACTCGGGGAATTCCCACATAATCGAACCGGAAATAGAGGAGATGCTAAAGAGAGCAATTGAAAACGGAAATTTAAAGGCTACTTCAGACAAGAAGGAGATAGCAGGTAAGGATGTCTACATAATATGCGTTCAAACCCCTCTAAAAGATGATAGAACTCCCGACTTGAGCTATCTTGAAAACGCCGTTAGAACAACCGCTGAATCCATGAAGAGGGGTTCTCTCATTATTATAGAGAGCACCGTTCCCCCTATGACAACTCTGAAGATGGCAAAGCTTGTAGAGAAGCTGACGGGCCTCAAAGCTGGGGAAGACTTCTATATGGCTCATGCTCCTGAGAGGGTCATGCCCGGCAGAATATTCAAGGAGCTCGTTTACAACTCCAGAATAATCGGGGGGATAAATGAAGAAAGCTCTGAACTCGCTGAGCTTTTGTACAGGTCATTTGTAAAGGGCCAAATTTTTAAAACAAACTCGACCACAAGCGAAATGGTAAAGCTAATGGAGAACACTTTTAGGGATGTAAACATTGCTTTAGCTAACGAATTCGCTTTTCTTGCCCACCAGTATGGGGTCAATGTTTTTGAGGCAATAGAGCTTGCCAACACCCATCCAAGGGTTAAAATCCATATACCGGGAATCGGTGTTGGAGGCCACTGTTTGCCAAAAGACCCATATCTGCTCCTCAGTTCTGCAAAAGAAGACTTTGGATTGATAAAGAAAGCAAGGGAAATCAATGAAGACATGCCGCTCTTTGCAAAGGATCTTCTTATGGATGCCCTAAAGACGATTAACCTTCCACCGGAAGAAGCTGTCGTGGTGGTTCTGGGGCTGTCTTACAAGGGGAATTCCGATGATACAAGAAATTCCCCATCCCTTAAGTTCATTGAGGAGATAAGGGAAGATGTTATGGAGGTTAGAACTTACGATCCTTATGTAAAAGGCACGCATAAAAGTCTTGAGGAGGCTTTAAAGGGGGCGGATGCAGCTGTCATAGCAACAGACCATTCAGAGTTTAAGAGTTTAGACTGGCAAGCCCTTGGAGGCCTTATGAGAAACAAAATACTCATAGACGGAAGGCATGTCGTAAAAGAGCCTCCGAAAGGATTTGTATTCAAAGGGATTGGGAGGGGCGAGTATTGA
- the wecB gene encoding non-hydrolyzing UDP-N-acetylglucosamine 2-epimerase, translating into MKPAFVFGTRPEIIKLAPVIRAFERRGIEPLIVHTGQHYDYEMSRIFLEELELHKIDYHLEVGSGTQAYQTGMAMIKIEEVLMKEKPDVTLVQGDTNTVLAGALASVKLKIPVAHVEAGLRSFDRTMPEEINRILADHASEVLFAPTEEAKKNLEKEGIVEGVYVVGNTIVDSVLQNSEIAERKSRILEALGLKSKEYALLTAHRAENTDSEENLKRLVEIIESLPISVVYPVHPRTEKRLKSLGLWEKLEEKEHVILTKPLGYLDFLKLQKNAKFVLTDSGGVQEESIILNVPCITLRYNTERPETIKAGGNVLVGLEKDRVFYYVDKLLNDEEFYGRMASAKNPFGDGKAGERIAEILIGLYEKGELRVKSSRFI; encoded by the coding sequence TTGAAACCGGCGTTTGTCTTTGGTACAAGGCCGGAGATAATAAAACTCGCACCCGTAATAAGGGCATTCGAAAGAAGGGGCATTGAGCCGCTAATAGTTCACACGGGACAGCACTACGATTATGAGATGAGCAGGATTTTCTTAGAAGAGCTCGAGCTACATAAAATTGACTACCATCTCGAAGTGGGCTCCGGAACCCAGGCTTATCAAACGGGAATGGCAATGATAAAGATAGAAGAAGTTCTTATGAAGGAGAAGCCCGATGTTACATTGGTTCAGGGGGATACAAATACCGTCTTGGCTGGAGCTTTGGCGAGTGTTAAGCTTAAAATTCCCGTTGCACACGTTGAAGCCGGCTTGAGAAGCTTTGACAGGACAATGCCGGAAGAAATAAATAGAATTTTGGCCGACCACGCGAGTGAAGTTCTTTTTGCTCCGACTGAGGAGGCGAAGAAAAATCTTGAGAAGGAGGGCATCGTTGAAGGGGTTTATGTTGTTGGAAATACGATAGTTGATTCCGTTCTCCAAAATTCGGAGATAGCCGAAAGGAAAAGCAGGATTCTTGAGGCTTTAGGACTAAAATCAAAGGAATATGCCCTCTTGACAGCCCATAGGGCTGAGAACACCGATAGCGAGGAGAACCTCAAAAGACTCGTGGAAATAATAGAATCCCTCCCAATATCAGTGGTTTATCCCGTCCATCCCCGAACTGAAAAAAGATTAAAGTCCTTAGGTCTATGGGAAAAGCTGGAAGAGAAAGAGCACGTGATTCTAACAAAACCCCTTGGCTATTTAGACTTTTTAAAACTGCAAAAAAATGCTAAGTTTGTTTTAACAGACTCGGGTGGAGTTCAGGAAGAGAGCATAATTCTCAACGTCCCATGCATAACCCTACGTTATAATACAGAAAGGCCGGAGACAATAAAAGCGGGAGGGAACGTTTTAGTCGGTCTTGAGAAGGACAGGGTTTTTTACTATGTCGATAAGCTCCTAAACGATGAAGAGTTTTACGGCAGGATGGCAAGTGCTAAGAATCCTTTTGGAGATGGAAAGGCTGGGGAAAGAATTGCTGAAATACTTATCGGTCTCTACGAAAAGGGAGAACTTAGGGTGAAGAGTTCGAGGTTTATTTAA
- a CDS encoding RNA-guided endonuclease TnpB family protein, translating to MKLTRTVILESLPLTGKKFEAIKEIYDEYSEILTFLTNYAVENKVKSHLKLRKIFYKKLKEEHNLPTHYYYTVCQDAVTRAKSFFELKKKGKAKTGKPVIKRVSLWLDDVLWDYKRFPRFNVLKNGRKILIIGFTTKRGRIKLPLKPHKLFFRYLDEGWKVKAGVKLRVVEEERKVLAYFIFEKEFTELEPTERFLSVDYNVDNVSFGTREFLIQVKTDLGRMTRFYSDVRKQVQKTHSVGWKRKLPSKRGRNLLKKFGRRKMNRRVDLQRKLAMRLADLAGKLNATLVLEAVPKNFNQRIVRKRRKSEARLRDTLHNIGMNGFQRFVFEKAVEYGVSVVFVNPAYSSQVCPHCGAFRVKPGDDALRRRVFECPVCGFSMDRDFVAVLNLLGLFPFSPKACEPSAEGSVSPVMLVVEANLLHCKNSLMIISQGLQQK from the coding sequence GTGAAACTAACCCGAACAGTCATCCTCGAAAGCCTCCCACTCACGGGAAAGAAGTTCGAGGCGATAAAAGAGATTTATGACGAATACTCGGAAATATTAACCTTTCTGACAAACTATGCAGTTGAAAACAAAGTGAAGAGCCATCTAAAACTTAGGAAAATCTTCTACAAAAAACTCAAGGAGGAGCACAATCTTCCAACCCACTATTATTACACGGTTTGCCAAGACGCAGTGACGAGAGCCAAGAGCTTCTTCGAACTGAAGAAGAAGGGAAAGGCCAAAACCGGGAAACCCGTCATCAAACGCGTCTCCCTCTGGCTGGACGACGTTCTGTGGGATTACAAGAGGTTTCCACGGTTCAACGTCCTGAAAAATGGGAGAAAAATCCTCATCATAGGCTTCACGACGAAAAGGGGTAGGATAAAACTCCCGCTGAAACCGCACAAACTCTTCTTCAGGTATCTTGACGAGGGCTGGAAGGTCAAGGCTGGCGTGAAACTCCGCGTCGTTGAAGAGGAGCGGAAAGTTCTTGCATACTTCATCTTTGAGAAAGAGTTCACCGAGCTTGAACCAACCGAAAGATTCCTTAGCGTGGATTATAACGTCGATAATGTCTCTTTTGGCACTCGCGAGTTTTTAATTCAGGTTAAGACGGATTTGGGCAGAATGACGAGGTTTTATTCTGACGTGAGGAAGCAGGTTCAAAAGACTCACTCGGTCGGTTGGAAGAGGAAACTACCCTCAAAGCGTGGTAGAAACCTCCTCAAAAAATTCGGTAGGAGGAAGATGAACAGGAGGGTTGACTTGCAAAGGAAGTTGGCGATGAGGCTTGCTGATCTCGCTGGGAAGTTGAACGCTACTCTCGTCCTTGAAGCCGTTCCGAAGAATTTTAATCAAAGGATTGTGAGGAAAAGAAGAAAGAGCGAGGCGAGGTTGAGGGATACGCTTCACAACATTGGAATGAATGGTTTCCAGCGTTTTGTCTTTGAGAAGGCGGTTGAGTATGGTGTTTCTGTGGTTTTTGTCAATCCTGCTTATTCTTCTCAGGTTTGTCCGCATTGTGGTGCGTTTAGGGTTAAACCCGGTGACGACGCTCTGCGTCGGAGGGTTTTCGAGTGTCCGGTTTGCGGTTTTTCAATGGACAGGGATTTTGTTGCGGTCTTGAACTTGTTGGGGCTGTTTCCGTTCAGCCCGAAGGCCTGTGAGCCATCGGCGGAGGGCTCGGTGAGTCCGGTGATGCTGGTGGTTGAGGCCAACCTCCTGCACTGCAAGAACTCGTTAATGATAATTAGTCAAGGACTGCAACAAAAATAA
- a CDS encoding DUF354 domain-containing protein, producing MKIWVDIVNAPHAHFFKGIIRELEKRGHEVLVTTREFDGLTGILDMLGIDYYVVGKHGGSTLEGKLIASVERQYKLAKLVIEEKPDLALYKNSPEAPRVAFGLGIPTIGFADNDTAIAVNKLMLPFTRRLIYPKAIDAYELIRCGADVNSLKPINGIPELAHVYGFIPSKKPLRELGLSSYSYIVMRTEPIKANYFNGDAEKSVLENIIPLLPDIPIVLFPRTESQKKRFEHFENVIIPEHVTDSLSLLYYAKLMIGAGGTMNREALALGTPTISTYPGRLLSITRWLISLGIKFHSTDPIEVSEKAWELMRKNGAFRKHIRGIIASMENPIDAFLREIEIYEEYGTFPAPEISTEELVDKG from the coding sequence GTGAAGATATGGGTAGATATTGTCAATGCACCTCACGCTCACTTCTTCAAGGGTATAATCAGGGAGCTTGAAAAAAGAGGACATGAGGTTTTGGTCACCACGAGAGAGTTTGACGGCTTAACTGGAATCTTGGATATGTTGGGAATAGACTATTACGTTGTAGGAAAGCATGGCGGATCAACCCTTGAAGGGAAGCTTATAGCAAGTGTTGAGAGACAATACAAGCTTGCTAAGCTGGTAATTGAAGAAAAACCAGATTTGGCACTCTATAAAAATTCTCCGGAAGCTCCGAGGGTGGCTTTCGGATTGGGGATTCCTACAATTGGATTTGCCGACAACGATACCGCCATAGCGGTCAACAAGCTCATGCTGCCCTTCACAAGGAGACTAATATACCCCAAAGCCATAGACGCTTACGAGCTCATAAGATGCGGGGCAGATGTAAATTCCCTCAAGCCAATAAACGGCATACCGGAGTTGGCCCATGTATATGGCTTTATCCCCAGCAAAAAGCCCCTAAGGGAGTTGGGGCTATCTTCATACAGCTACATTGTGATGAGAACCGAGCCCATAAAGGCCAATTACTTTAACGGCGACGCCGAGAAGAGCGTTCTTGAAAATATAATCCCTCTACTCCCGGATATTCCCATAGTGTTATTCCCAAGAACAGAAAGCCAAAAGAAGCGCTTTGAACACTTTGAAAACGTCATAATTCCGGAGCACGTTACTGACAGCCTGTCCCTCCTCTACTATGCAAAGCTAATGATCGGTGCGGGGGGAACGATGAACAGGGAGGCCTTGGCTTTAGGAACTCCCACCATTTCAACTTACCCGGGCAGGCTTTTGTCAATTACGAGATGGCTTATAAGCCTCGGCATTAAGTTCCACTCCACCGATCCGATAGAAGTTTCTGAAAAGGCCTGGGAGCTTATGAGGAAGAACGGAGCCTTTAGAAAGCATATAAGAGGAATAATTGCCTCCATGGAGAACCCTATAGACGCTTTCCTAAGGGAAATCGAAATCTATGAAGAGTACGGCACCTTCCCTGCTCCGGAAATTTCCACAGAGGAGCTGGTGGACAAAGGATGA
- a CDS encoding lipoate protein ligase C-terminal domain-containing protein: protein MRRIGEHKAKKGLIRFEIEEEKGIAKDVKITGDFFIYPEEAIGELESRLRGKKLDELEKEIEDFFAVRLDIEMPYINVEDFKIALKNALRGENEE, encoded by the coding sequence ATGAGGAGAATAGGAGAGCACAAAGCCAAAAAGGGCCTTATAAGGTTTGAGATTGAGGAAGAAAAGGGAATTGCAAAGGACGTAAAGATCACTGGCGACTTCTTTATCTATCCTGAGGAAGCTATCGGCGAGCTTGAGAGCCGGTTAAGAGGAAAAAAACTTGATGAGCTTGAGAAGGAGATAGAGGACTTCTTTGCTGTCAGGCTGGACATTGAGATGCCTTACATAAACGTTGAGGACTTTAAAATCGCCCTCAAAAACGCTCTGCGTGGTGAAAATGAGGAGTAA